TTCGCGCTCGGCGCGGTCGCTGAAATTGGTCTCGACCGGTCCGGGTTCGATCACCGCGACGTCGATGCCGTACTCGTCGACCTCGTTGCGGAGCGCGTCGCTCATCGCCTCCAGGGCGAACTTCGAGCCCGCGTACACGCCGCCCCCGGGGAACGAGAGCCGGCCCGCGGCGCTGGAGACGTTCACGATGGTCCCCTCCTCCTGCTCGCGCATATGCGGGAGCACCGCGCGGATCAGCCGGTGGGGGCCGTAGACGTTCACGTCGAACTGGCGGTGGACGCGCTCTGTGGGCACGTCCTCCAGCGGCCCCATCTGCCCGAAGCCGGCGTTGTTGACGAGACAGGAGATGTGGCCCTCCTCCTCGATGATCCGGTCGACGACGCGGTCGACGTCGGTCTGGTCCGTCACGTCGAGCGTCGCGATCTGACACCCCTTCTCGCCGAGGGTCTCGACGTCCGCAGGGTTGCGGGCGGTCGCGTAGACCTGCCAGTCCTCTTCGAGGAAGGCGAGCGCGGTCGCGCGACCGATCCCGGACGAACAGCCAGTGATGAGGACCGTCTTCGGATGCACGGCCGGAGCAACGACCCACGCGGTGTTAACTGTGCGGTCCTCGCGCCGTCGGCGCGGCACCGCTCCGTCGCCGCCCGGCCACACCCTTAACTGCCTGCCAGAGTTGGTCCGAGTATGCAGTTCGATCGACGCGCCGGCGTCTTCCTCCACGTCACCGCGCTGCCCGGCCCGCACGGGATCGGCGACCTGGGCGAGGGCGCCCGGCGGTTCCTCGACTGGCTCGCGGCCGCCGAGCAGTCCTACTGGCAGTTCTGCCCGCTGGGGCCGACGGCGTCGGTCCACGGCGACTCGCCGTACCAGGCGTACTCGGCGTTCGCGGGGAATCCGCTCCTTGTGAGCCTCGACCGACTCGTCGCGGCCGGACACCTCGACGAGTCTGACCTGGAGCCGGTCCCCGAGTTCTCGGCCCACGAGGTCGACTACGACCGCGTCCGCGAGTACAAGACCGACCGCCTCCGGACCGCGGCGGAGCGCTTCCACGCCGGCGACGGGCCGGGCGTAGACGAGGACGAACGCGACGCCTTCGCGCGCTTCCGCGAACGCGAGTCCGCGTGGCTCGCCGACTACGCGCTGTTTATGGCGCTCCGAACGCGCCACGACGGCGCGTGGACGTCGTGGCCGGAGCCGATCCGGGCCCGCGACTCCGAGGCGCTCGCGGCCGCACGCGAGGACCTCGCCGACGAGATCGCCTACCGGGAGTACGTCCAGTTCGTCTTCGACCGACAGTGGCGGGCCGTCCGCTCGTACGCCCACGACCGCGGCGTCGACCTCGTCGGCGACCTCCCGATCTACGTCGCCCTCGACAGCGCCGACGTCTGGGCGAACCCCGAGGTCTTCGACCTCGACGCGGACGGCCGTCCCGCGGCCGTCGCGGGCGTTCCGCCGAATCCGGGCGACGACGGTCAGCGGTGGGGGAACCCGGTCTACGACTGGGAGACGCTCCGCGCGAACGACTACGGCTGGTGGGTCCGGCGGCTGGAGCGGCTCTTCGACCTCGCCGACGTCACCCGCATCGACCACTTCAAGGGGTTCGACGAGTTCTGGGCGATCCCCGCCGAGGCGGACTCGCCCGCGGCGGGCGAGTGGCGCGACGCGCCCGGTCACGACCTCTTCGAGACCCTCCAGCGACGGCTCGGCGACCTCCCGTTCGTCGTCGAGGACCTCGGCTTCCTGGACCAGGGGCTCGTCGACCTCCGGGACCGGTTCGGCTTCCCGTCGATGCGGGTGCCGCACTACGCCGACTGGTGCCGCGAGGGCGATATGTACCAGCCGATGCACTACCCCGAGAACAGCGTCGCCTACACCTCGACCCACGACACCGACACCCTCGTTGGCTACTACGAATCGCTGTCGGACGAGCAGCGCAGCTGCCTGGAGTACAACATCGGCGCCGGCGCGGAGCTCACCTGGTCGATGATCGAGGCGGTCTGGCGCTCGGACTCGGTGCTGGCGTTCACGACGATGCAGGACGTCCTCGGCCTCGACTCCCACGCGCGGTTCAACGAGCCGGGGACGACCGACGGGAACTGGGCGTGGCGCGCCACCGACGCGGCGTTCGACGAGGACCTGGCCGCGCGGCTCGCCCGCGTGACCGACGAGCACATCCGGAACTGACTCGCGAAAGGCGAACAGTCGGCACTCCCGCTCCCGCTCTACTTCCGCGCCGGTCGTGCCGAGCAACCGCGGGCCGACGCGGGACAGCTCTCAGCGCATACGCGCCGTGGTCCCGCTCTCGTACATAAACGCACGGCCCGAGCCCGCCGTTTTTTGTGTCGAGCCGACGTGTGGCGAACGTGGTACGTCGCTCCGTCGGTTACCTCTCGCTCGTCGCCGCCGCGGTGCTCGCGGTCGCGTCCGCGCTCGTCCCCTCGATCGGGCTGCTCGCCGACGCTGCGCTCGGCGACATCGCCGTCCAGCCGCTCGTCGTCCGCGGGCTGAACGCCGCCGCCGTGCTCTCGGCCACGGCCGGCGCCTACCTCGTCGTCGAGTCGGTGCTCGTCGCCCGCGTGGCGAACAAGCGCCGGAGTCACGACGCCCGCAACGTCCTCCGTCTCGCCTTCGGCGCGGTCGCAGCCGTCGGCGTCGCCGGCGCGCTCACAGAGCAGTGGCTCGGCGTCCTCTTCTCGCTTGGCGTCGTCGGCTTCGCCGTCACCTTCGCGCTCCAGCAGCCGCTGCTCTCGCTCATCGGGTGGTTCTACATCCTGGTGAAGCGCCCCTACGCGGTGGGCGACCGGGTCGAGATCGCCGACACCCGCGGCGACGTCATCGAGGTGGGCTTCCTCACGACGACGCTGTGGGAGGTCGGCGGCCGGCTGGTGACGTCGGGCCAGCCCTCCGGCCGGGTCGTGACCGTCCCCAACGCGCAGGTGCTGTCGGCGCAGGTCGTCAACGACACGACGCTCTTCGAGTTCGTCTGGACCGAGGTGACGATCCAGGTGGCCTACGAGACCGATCTCGCGTTCGCCCGCGAGGTGATGGTCGAGGAGGCGGACGCGCTCTTGGGCGAGGAGATGCGCCGCGGCATCAAGGCCTACCGGAACCGCCTCGATCGCACCGCCGTCGACCTGGACGTGCGCGAGGGCCCCTCCGTCAACGTCGTCCAGACCGAGTCGTGGGTCGAACTCCGGCTCCGCTTCCTCTCGCGGTCGCGGCAGGCGACCCGCAACCGCAACGCGCTCTACGAGCGGATTCTCGATCGCTTCAACGACGAGCCCGAGCGCGTGAAGTTCCCGATCGGGCGGAACCGGTAGGCCGCAGAGCCCCGGGCGACCGGCCGCGCATCGAAACCCCGATACCCGCCGGTCCCTACCCTCTGTCGATGACCGCTTCGCCGACGTTCGAGTCCGGCGCGATCCCGCTGTCGTCGATTCCGGGCCCCTTCGACCTCCAGGCGACCCTGGAGAGCGGCCAGTCGTACCTCTGGGACCGCGCGGACGGGCGGATGTACGAGTCGATGGACGTCCACGGCGGCGACGCGTGGTACGAGACGGTCGTGCCGCCGATCGAGGGCGTCAGCGACGAGGACGTCGTCGTCCGCGTCCGCCAGCGCGACGGCGCCCTGGAGTGGGAGGCGACGACCGATCCCGTCCCGCTCCTGACGCACCTCCTCCGCTTGGACGACGACCTCGACGCGATCTACGACGCGACGCCCGACGACGACCTCATCGAGTCCGCCTACGACGCCTATCGGGGGATGCGGCTCGTCCGCGACCCGCCGTTTCCCTGCCTGATCTCGTTCATCTGCTCGGCGCAGATGCGCGTCTCGCGCATCCACGGGATGCAGACGGCGCTCGCCGAGGCGTTCGGCACGCGCCACGAGGCCGACGGCGAGTCGTTCGCGGCGTTCCCCCGCCCCGAGCAGCTGGCCGCCCGGACCGAATCGGAGCTCCGCGACCTCAAGCTCGGCTACCGCGCGCCCTACGTCCAGCAGACCGCCCGGATGGTCGCCGACGGCGAGGCCCACCCCCGCGAGGCGGTCGGCCTGCCGTACGAGGAGGCCCGCGAGTCGCTGACGCGGTTCGTCGGCGTCGGCGACAAGGTCGCCGACTGCGTCCTCCTCTTCTCGCTGGGCTACCTGGAGGCGGTCCCGCTGGACACCTGGATCCGGAGCGCGATCGCCGAGCACTACCCCGACTGCGACCGCGGGAGCTACGCGGAGACGTCGCGGGCGCTCCGCGAGCGGCTCGGCGGCGAGTACGCCGGCTATGCGCAGACGTACCTCTTCTACTACCTGCGGGCGCGCGGCGCGTAGACCCGGGCGAACCTTTGATGCCGTCGGCGCCGCTACGTACACGTATGGACTGCAGAGTCGTCGTTGAGGCCGCCATCCCGGTGTACGACGTGACGACGCCCGACGAGGCGATCCGTATCGCCATCTCGAAGACGGGCGAGATGCTCAACCCCGACCTGAGCTACGTCGAGATCTCGATGGGGTCGCGGACCTCGCCCGACGGCGAGGAACTCCCGCCCGCGTTCATCGCCGCCGACGAGGCCCTCGTCGCCCTCGAACTGGAGATGACGGTGTTCAACGTCGAGCAGCAGGAACACGCCTCCCGGATCGCCCGCAAGGAGATCGGCCAGCGCCTCGAAAACGTCCCGCTCAAGGTGCTCTCCGTCGAGACCGTCGAGGACGCGGACGACGAGGAAGACGACCACGGCGACGGAGCGGACGACGGCGACGACGCCACGGGCGACGACGGAGACGAAGACGACGATCTCATCCCCGAGTTCGACGACCTGGTCGAAGACGGGTGAGTCGTCCCTCACGGACTGGGCCCTTGATCACTTCTCGGCCTCTTGGACTTTCGGTTCCGTTCTCGATCGGCGGCTCCAACCGACACTCTCGTATGAATCGACGAGATACCCGTACGTATGGCACAATCGACGCTGTACGAGCGGCTCGGCGGCCGCGAGGGGATCCGCGCCGTCGTCGACGACTTCTACGACCGACTGCTCGACGACGAGGAGATCGGTCCGTTCTTCGCGGACGCCGACCTCGAAATGCTCCGGCGGACCCAGACCGACTTCCTGTGTGAGGCCGCCGGCGGCCCGGAGACCTACGACGCGGCCCCCGTCCGGGAGGCGCACCTCCACGTTCCGTTCACCGAGGCGCACATCCAGCGGGCCGTAGAGCACCTCGCCGACAGCCTCGACGCCTTCGACGTCCCGGAGGACGACGCCCAGCTCGTGATCGGGGCCGTCGCCGACTACGAGGAGGAGCTGCTCGCGCGCCCGGACGAAGAGACGTAACTCGGGGTCGCGGTCCGAATCGGAAGGAGGGAGGATAGAAGCGAGGAGGCGGCGACGCCGTCGCTAGCGGGCGTGGGGTCCTGAGGAACGGCGAAGTCGTCGTGATCAGTCGGCGGCCGCTGGGACGCGGTCCTGCTCGACTTCCTCCATCGAGGAGGTGATTCCTTTGACCAGTTTGAAGACGGCGGCTTTGTGGTCGGTCTTCGACTTGTGGATCGAGGTGGGTCGGACGCCGAGTTCGTTATACGCTTCGAGCGGTACTTCCTCGTCTTCCCACGCCTCGACCTGTGTGTGTACCTCCGCAAGCAGGCCGTGAAGGTGGATGAGCTCCTGCTTCTTCATGAGCAACCCTGACTTGCGACTGGAAGGATATATTATTATCCTGAGTCTCGTTAACACACACCTGTCGGATATCCGCCCGAAACGCCCGTATTCGCCCGATTTGCTGTGTTCAATGATGAGGGATACACCGCCGTTCCGTCGACGGGGTCGTCTCGGGCGCGCGGTATATGAACGCTTTACACCACGCGTCTCCTACCCCGCCGTATGGACTACGAGGACCAACTCGACCGAGCGCTCGAACAGGCTCCCGAGATCGCCGAAGGCGGCGAGCGGTTCGAGGTCCCCGACCCGGACGTCCGCCCCGAAGGGAACGTCACGGTCTGGGAGAACTTCGAGGCGACACACGATCGCCTCGCGCGCGACCCCGATCACCTGGTCCGGTTTATGCAGTCCGAACTCGGAACGAGCGCGCAGATCGACGACCGCGACCGCGCCCGCTTCACCGGCGACTTCAAACAGCGGCGCGTCGCGGACGCGCTCGACGCCTACGTCGAGGATTTCGTCACCTGCAGCGAATGCGCCTCTCCGGACACGCGACTCGTCGAAGAACAGGGGACGACCGTGCTGAAATGCGACGCCTGCGGCGCGCTCTCGTCGGTTCCCGACCTCTGATCGGTTACTCGAACTGTTTTACGGTTTCGAGGTCGTGTTCGGTCCGCATAAACTCCGCGAGCCGGCGGGTCGCCCCGCAGGCCGAACACGTGAAGTTCTCGCGGTGACCGGGGAGCGCCGTCGGTTGGGCCTCCCAGTCTTTGCTGCACTCGGGACACAACAGCCGCACAAACGCTTCGACCATAGCCGAGTCGAATCCCGGTACGTCAATAAATGTTGGCAGTCGGCCGCCTCGCGGCCCGCCTCCCCGCCTACGCGACCGCGCCGGCGTCGTCTGGCTCTTCGACTTCCAGGAGCTCCTTGTAGCGGTTCCGGATCGTCACCTCGGAGACGTCGGCGACCTCGCTGACCTGGCTCTGGGTCACCTTCTCGTTCGTCAGCAGGGCCGCGGCGTAGACCGCGGCCGCCGCGAGGCCGACCGGCGACTTCCCGGAGTGGATGGCCGCGCGCTTTGCCTTCTTGAGCAGTTCGCGGGCCGTCCGCTCGGCCTCGTCCGAGAGGTCGAGGTCCGAGGCGAACCGCGGGACGTACTGCTCGGGGTCGGCGGGCTCTACCTCCAGCTTGAGCTCGCGGACGATGTAGCGGTACGTCCGGGTCAGCTCCATCTTGTCCACGCGGGAGACGCGCTTGATCTCGTCGAGCGAGCGCGGCGTTCCCGCCTGGCGCGCGGCCGCATAGAGGGCCGCGGTCGCGACGCCCTCGATGGAGCGGCCGGGCAGCAGGTCCTCGCTGAGCGCGCGGCGGTAGATGACCGATGCCGTCTCCCGGACGTTCTCGGGGAGGCCCAGGGCCGAGGCCATCCGGTCGATCTCGCCGAGCGCCTGCTTGAGGTTGCGCTCTTTCGAGTCGCGAGTGCGGAACCGCTCGTTCCAGGTGCGCAGCCGCTGCATCTGCTCGCGCTGGCGCGCCGACAGGGAGTTGCCGTAGGCGTCTTTGTTCTGCCAGCCGATGTTGGTCGACAGGCCCTTGTCGTGCATCAGGTTCGTCGTCGGCGCGCCCACGCGGGACTTGCGGTCCCGCTCGGCGCTGTCGAAGGCGCGCCACTCGGGGCCGCGGTCGATCGAGTCCTCGTCGACGACCAGTCCGCAGTCCGCACAGACCGTCTCGCCGCGGGCGCTGTCCGTGATGAGCGTGCCGCTACACTCGGGGCAGACGCGCTCTTCCTCGCTCGCCTGTTCGGCCTCGTGTTCGTGTCGGTGTTCGTGTTCCTGTTCGTCCGTCCGCGTTCGCTCCGTCTCCGGCGCGTTGCGGTCCTCTACGTGTTCTGTGGTGCGTGTGTCACTCATACTGGGGAGGGGGCTCGTCCGCGGCCGGGGAAAGCAGATCAAAAAACGACCCGGCCCGAACTGACCTTACTATGTGTAAGTACCTGAAGTACTTAAACCTTTCTTAGGCACGAAACGCGGTTTTACACGATCTTTGCGCCCGAATTCCAGCGTATTCGCGGATTTGCGGACGCGGACCCGGCGCGTCGCTAGGGTATATATACGTTCCGTGCCCGCGCCGGTCAGATCCACCCCTCCCGCCGGAAGTGGACGAGCAGGATGCCGGTGACGAGCGCCATCCCGACCACGACCGCCGGGTAGGCGAACGGCCAGGTCAGCTCGGGGAGGTTCGTCGCGTGGTCGCCGAAGTTCATCCCGTAGACGCCGACGACGAACGTGAGCGGGATGAAGATGGTCGCGACGACGGTCAGGCGCTTCATCACCTCGTTCGTCGACTGGGAGAGGACGTTGAGGTAGATGTCCCGCGTGCCGCGCGTGAGGTCCCGGTAGGTCTCGGTGAGGTCGACGATCTCGACGAGGTGGTCGTAGACGTCGCGGTAGTACTTCTCGGTCTCCTCGCGCACGCCGTCGGCGTCGCCCCTGGCGAGGGTCCCCACCGCCTCCCGCATCGGCCAGACCACCTTCCGGAACGAGAGCAGATCCCGGCGGACGGCGTTGAGGTCCTCGATGAGCGCCTCCTCGGGGTTCGAGAGGATCGCCTCTTCGAGCTCCTCGATGGTCTCGCCGACGGTGTCCAAGAGCGCGAAGTACTCCGTGACCGTGCGGTCGATCACGCGGTAGGCCGCGAAGTCCGGCCCCTGTTTCAGGGTCCGACCCTCCTGATTTTCGACGGACTGCCAGACGTCCGAGACGACCGCGACCTGCCGGTCTTCGGCGGTCACGGTCACGAGCCAGTCCTCGCCCAGGAACAGCCCGATCGGCTGGGTACGGATCTCCTCTTCGAAGGTCGTCTCGCCGCGTTCGAGCGCGGCCGTCTTCACGAGGACGAAGGTGTGGCCGTCGAACTCCTCGGTCTTCGGCCGGACGTCGTCGCGGACGTCCTCCATCGAGAGCGGATGCAGCCCGAACGCCTCGGCGACTCGCTGCTGTTCTTCCAGCGACGGCGCGCTCACCCGGATCCAGGTCGTCCCCGCCGCCTCCCTGGCCTCCCGGAGGTCGGCCTCGCTCTCGATCGTGTAGTGTTCGACGCGTCCGACGTCGTAGACGATCGCCGAGATCACGCCGTCCCCTCCTCGTAGCCGATCGCATAGAGCGTCACGCCGACCATCACGCCGATCAGCGTGGTCGACCGCCCCGGATAGGGCGCGGCGACCCCGACCGCGTACCCGACGACGGCGAGAGCGGTGAGCGCGATTCCGAACGCCCGCGTTCGTCGCATAGCCCACACTCACGGAGTGCGCACAAAAGCGTTGTTCGCCCGGGCCCCCGCGTCCGGGCGGCCGTTCCCGATCCGGCGACCGCCGGCGGTCAGTCCTCGACCGGGTGCTCGATCGCCCGCATCATCGAGAGGACGTTCTCCTCCTCGCCGCTCAGCCGCTGCGGGTAGACGCCCAGCGCGAGGATGAAGTCGTCGCCGTCGCGGTACTTCGTCACGTGGACGTAGACGTCGACTTCCTGCCCCTGGAGCGTCGTGGTCCCCGAGAACTTCGTCACCGTCGTCTCGGTCCCCTGGACGGTGATGTTCTGCGAGCTCTCCTGCTGGACGTCGCTCAGCCCCTCGTACTGCTGTTGGACGAACTGAATCAGCCGCTGATTCGAGAACTGTGCGATCGGGTTGAGCGTCTGACCGGCGACCTCGACCGCGGGCGTCGAGACCACGGTGAAGATTCCGACTTCGGTCTCGCCTAGCGGCCCGAGTTCCATACTCTTCGTGTACCCGGTGAGTTGGTTAGTGGCCACGACCCGACGCTCTTGGCCGGCGACCTCGAAGGTGCGGTTCACCTCGATCGACCGGGTGCCGTTGGACTCATAGCCCGCCTCCTGGGCCGCCGAATCGGCGACGGCCGCGGGCTCTGCCGTGAACGAAAGCGCCTCATCCCCCGTGAGAAAGCCGATGCAGCCGCTCGTCGCGAGCAGCACTGCGAGCGCGACGGCGACCAACGCGCGACGGTTCGGTGCCATCGACTCCTGTTCCCGACTAAACGGTGTTAAATCCGCGGGCTGTTGTATTGACACTTCGCCCTCTCGGAGCGTGGCTTCCCGTCTCTCACCGCTCCGTCGCGTCCGCCCCGCGGTCGCGACAGAACTCAGCCGCCCTCTGGAGCAATGTTCGATCGTCTCACAGATACGAGATCGAGACGGACTGTGCGCCCGCTTCGGTCTCGATTTCGACGTCCGCGACCAGGCGCTCGCGGACCCGCTCGCGCCACGCCTCGACGGCGCGCTGGTGGCGCCGCCGGTGCTCCTCGCGGGAGTACGCCGTCGACGACGCCCGCAGTTCGTCTTCGGTATCGTCGACCGTCGGATACGGGGGCGCGTCGGCGACGAACCGCTCCGGGGGGAGGTGAATCGGCTCCAGACCGCCGTTTCCCTCGCCCGCGTCGCCGTCCGCCTCGACGACGCCGGCGTCGTGGAGCCGCGCCCGCATCCGGCCGGAGAAGGGCGGCGTCACCCGGAGGACGAGCCGGTCTCGCCCCCGCGCGTTCGCCTCCAGCGCGTCGACGACGTCGTCCCCGGTCACCGCCAGCGAGCGGATCCGGCGCGGGTCCGACGAGGTCGGATCCGCCTCGACGCGGTCGCTCGCCGGCGTCTCGTCGTCCTCCGTGCCCATTTCACCGCGTATCCCAGTGGGCCGCGTCGGTCGTCCCCAGTTCGCCGTCGCACTCGGGGCACCGCGCGCGGAACGAGCCGGGAGTGACGCGGCAGCCGCAGTCCCGACAGACGAAGGAGCGTCGACTACTCATCACACGGCGGTATGCGTTCGGGTATGTTAACTCTTATCGTGGTATCGATTCAGCGTCGTTCGTATGGAATCCGAATTTCTCCGATATCTGCCGTTTCTCGGGCGAGAACCGTCGATATCTTCATTGTTGCACCGGACCAACGTCTACCATGAGTGTGGGTGACGAACCGGCGGGTGCCCACGTCGATGCGGTGGTCCATCGGGTCCACAGGGCGCTCGTCGCCGCGGATACGCGCGCAGATCTGGAGTCGGCGAGCTGTCGCGCCTTCGTCGGCGACGAGCCGTACGCGCTCGCGTGGATCGGCGTTCACGACGACGCGACCGACAGGATCGTCCCGACGGCGAGCGCGGGCGAGGACGCCTCCTACCTCGACGGGCTCGCGATCCAGGTCCACGACGCGCCGACCGCGACCGAGCCGAGCGCCACCGCCCTCAAAACCGCGACCACGCAGGTGCGTCGTCGCCTCCGAACGGACCCCGACGCCGAGCCGTGGCGCGATCGGGCCCTCGCCCACGGCTTCGAGTCGAGCATCGCGATCCCGCTCGTCACCGACTGGGTCGCCTACGGCGTGTTGAGCCTCTACTCGCGGCGGCCGGACGCCTTCGACGACGCCGAGAGCGCGCTGCTGACCGAACTCGGAGAGACCATCGCGACCGCGATCGTCGGGATCGAGGCCCGCACGGAACTCGAAGCCCAGCGCGACGGGCTGGACCTCCTGAACAAGGTCGTCCGCCACGACATCCGCAACACCCTCCAGGTCATCTCGGGGTACGGCGACCTCCTCGAACCCCACGTCGACGCCGACGGCGCGGATCACCTGCGGCGGATCCTCACGAGCGCGCAGTCGGCCACCGAACTCACCCACACCGCGGCCGACCTCGCGGAGGTGATGCTCGAACGGCGGCGCGAGCGGACGTCGGTGCCGCTGGCCGAGACGCTCGAAGCCCAGATCGCCGACGTCGAGACGACGTTCGGGCCGGCGTCGATCACCGTCGACGGGAGCCTCCCGCAGGTCCGGGTCCTCGCCGACGGGATGCTGCCGTCCGTCTTCCGGAACCTCCTGAAGAACGCCATCCAGCACAACGACGCGGCGTCCCCCGAGGTCGTCGTCTCCGCGGTCGCCGACGGCGAGACGGTCACGGTCAGGGTCGCCGACAACGGCCCGGGCGTCCCCGAGCACCTCCGATCGACGATCTTCGGGCAGGGGGCCAAGGGGCTCGCCAGCGGCGGGACCGGGATCGGGCTCTACCTCGTGCGGACGCTCGTCGAGGCCTACGGCGGGTCCGTCGCGCTCGAAGACAGCGAGTCGGGGGCGGTCTTCGCCGTCGAACTGCCGGCGGCGTGAGCAGTCCGCGCCGACCGGCTTCGCGAATACATATACGAGGCCGCACGCAACAGGAGCGTATGACCGACGAGCGTCCCGCACGGGCCGGGTGGTTCGCCGACGTCGACCCCGGCAACGTCGACGCGGCCGCGGCGGCCGTCCGGGAGGGATCGGCCGACCGCCCCCGCGCGTGGCCGAGCGAGGCCGTGGCGGCGGGGTTCGCGGACGACGAAGACGCGTACTACGACGCGCTCCGGGCGGCGACCCTCCGGGCGACCCGCGAGGCCGTCGCCGAGCGCGAGCGCGCCGACGACCAGCAGCTGAAACACGCCGTCCGCGCGATGGACGACGTCGAGCGGACCGCGAACGAGCTCGCAGAGCGGCTCGCCGAGTGGGCCGGCTCCGTCGACCGCGACGTCCCCGCCGGGATCGACGGCGCGCGCGAGGTCGCCGCGTGGTCGCCCGAGACGCCCGCCGAGGAGCGGATCGTCTCACTGGCCGAGCACGTCGTCGACCTCGACGCCGAGCGCGCCGAGCTCCGGTCGTTCGTCGAGTCCCACGCGCCGGAGGCGGCGCCGAACCTCGCGGCGATGGCCGGCCCCGTCCTGGCGGCGCGGCTGATCTCGCTCGCGGGCGGCCTGGAGCCGCTGGCGAAGAAGCCCGCGGGGACGGTGCAGGTGCTCGGCGCCGAGGACGCGCTGTTCGCGCACCTCCGCGGCCGGGGCTCCTCGCCGAAGCACGGCGTCATCTTCACCCACGAGCACGTCCGCGGGACGCACCCCGAACACCGCGGGTCGGCCGCGCGCGCCTTCGCGGGCAAGCTCGCGCTCGCGGCGCGGATCGACCACTACTCGGGCGAGTACAAGCAGTCGGTCCACGACGACCTCGAAGACCGGATGGCGACGATCCGCGCGCGGGAGGGCGGCGATGAGTGACGCGCTCCCCGACGGCGTCCGTCGGCTGTCGATCGACGG
This is a stretch of genomic DNA from Halobellus sp. MBLA0158. It encodes these proteins:
- a CDS encoding translation initiation factor IF-2 subunit beta — encoded protein: MDYEDQLDRALEQAPEIAEGGERFEVPDPDVRPEGNVTVWENFEATHDRLARDPDHLVRFMQSELGTSAQIDDRDRARFTGDFKQRRVADALDAYVEDFVTCSECASPDTRLVEEQGTTVLKCDACGALSSVPDL
- a CDS encoding SDR family oxidoreductase, with amino-acid sequence MHPKTVLITGCSSGIGRATALAFLEEDWQVYATARNPADVETLGEKGCQIATLDVTDQTDVDRVVDRIIEEEGHISCLVNNAGFGQMGPLEDVPTERVHRQFDVNVYGPHRLIRAVLPHMREQEEGTIVNVSSAAGRLSFPGGGVYAGSKFALEAMSDALRNEVDEYGIDVAVIEPGPVETNFSDRAEREVLGEDASDDDGSDDADTDISGLDRSGAYESFYELFSDTQLIGGGGLGAITPERVAEDIVDAASSTKPRARYQPGTAARLTVLARFLPDAWLDAGYRYLRKL
- a CDS encoding transcription initiation factor IIB; this translates as MSDTRTTEHVEDRNAPETERTRTDEQEHEHRHEHEAEQASEEERVCPECSGTLITDSARGETVCADCGLVVDEDSIDRGPEWRAFDSAERDRKSRVGAPTTNLMHDKGLSTNIGWQNKDAYGNSLSARQREQMQRLRTWNERFRTRDSKERNLKQALGEIDRMASALGLPENVRETASVIYRRALSEDLLPGRSIEGVATAALYAAARQAGTPRSLDEIKRVSRVDKMELTRTYRYIVRELKLEVEPADPEQYVPRFASDLDLSDEAERTARELLKKAKRAAIHSGKSPVGLAAAAVYAAALLTNEKVTQSQVSEVADVSEVTIRNRYKELLEVEEPDDAGAVA
- the malQ gene encoding 4-alpha-glucanotransferase produces the protein MQFDRRAGVFLHVTALPGPHGIGDLGEGARRFLDWLAAAEQSYWQFCPLGPTASVHGDSPYQAYSAFAGNPLLVSLDRLVAAGHLDESDLEPVPEFSAHEVDYDRVREYKTDRLRTAAERFHAGDGPGVDEDERDAFARFRERESAWLADYALFMALRTRHDGAWTSWPEPIRARDSEALAAAREDLADEIAYREYVQFVFDRQWRAVRSYAHDRGVDLVGDLPIYVALDSADVWANPEVFDLDADGRPAAVAGVPPNPGDDGQRWGNPVYDWETLRANDYGWWVRRLERLFDLADVTRIDHFKGFDEFWAIPAEADSPAAGEWRDAPGHDLFETLQRRLGDLPFVVEDLGFLDQGLVDLRDRFGFPSMRVPHYADWCREGDMYQPMHYPENSVAYTSTHDTDTLVGYYESLSDEQRSCLEYNIGAGAELTWSMIEAVWRSDSVLAFTTMQDVLGLDSHARFNEPGTTDGNWAWRATDAAFDEDLAARLARVTDEHIRN
- a CDS encoding DUF555 domain-containing protein, with amino-acid sequence MDCRVVVEAAIPVYDVTTPDEAIRIAISKTGEMLNPDLSYVEISMGSRTSPDGEELPPAFIAADEALVALELEMTVFNVEQQEHASRIARKEIGQRLENVPLKVLSVETVEDADDEEDDHGDGADDGDDATGDDGDEDDDLIPEFDDLVEDG
- a CDS encoding mechanosensitive ion channel family protein, which encodes MVRRSVGYLSLVAAAVLAVASALVPSIGLLADAALGDIAVQPLVVRGLNAAAVLSATAGAYLVVESVLVARVANKRRSHDARNVLRLAFGAVAAVGVAGALTEQWLGVLFSLGVVGFAVTFALQQPLLSLIGWFYILVKRPYAVGDRVEIADTRGDVIEVGFLTTTLWEVGGRLVTSGQPSGRVVTVPNAQVLSAQVVNDTTLFEFVWTEVTIQVAYETDLAFAREVMVEEADALLGEEMRRGIKAYRNRLDRTAVDLDVREGPSVNVVQTESWVELRLRFLSRSRQATRNRNALYERILDRFNDEPERVKFPIGRNR
- a CDS encoding UPF0058 family protein, whose protein sequence is MKKQELIHLHGLLAEVHTQVEAWEDEEVPLEAYNELGVRPTSIHKSKTDHKAAVFKLVKGITSSMEEVEQDRVPAAAD
- a CDS encoding DUF7836 family putative zinc-binding protein, which produces MVEAFVRLLCPECSKDWEAQPTALPGHRENFTCSACGATRRLAEFMRTEHDLETVKQFE
- a CDS encoding DNA-3-methyladenine glycosylase family protein, yielding MTASPTFESGAIPLSSIPGPFDLQATLESGQSYLWDRADGRMYESMDVHGGDAWYETVVPPIEGVSDEDVVVRVRQRDGALEWEATTDPVPLLTHLLRLDDDLDAIYDATPDDDLIESAYDAYRGMRLVRDPPFPCLISFICSAQMRVSRIHGMQTALAEAFGTRHEADGESFAAFPRPEQLAARTESELRDLKLGYRAPYVQQTARMVADGEAHPREAVGLPYEEARESLTRFVGVGDKVADCVLLFSLGYLEAVPLDTWIRSAIAEHYPDCDRGSYAETSRALRERLGGEYAGYAQTYLFYYLRARGA
- a CDS encoding truncated hemoglobin, whose amino-acid sequence is MAQSTLYERLGGREGIRAVVDDFYDRLLDDEEIGPFFADADLEMLRRTQTDFLCEAAGGPETYDAAPVREAHLHVPFTEAHIQRAVEHLADSLDAFDVPEDDAQLVIGAVADYEEELLARPDEET